From Actinopolyspora lacussalsi, a single genomic window includes:
- a CDS encoding small subunit ribosomal protein S20 (product_source=KO:K02968; cath_funfam=1.20.58.110; cog=COG0268; ko=KO:K02968; pfam=PF01649; superfamily=46992; tigrfam=TIGR00029), protein MANIKSSKKRVLINERNRLRNKSVKTSMKTAMRRFREAAATGDKEKAAEMERAATRLVDKAAKKGVIHRNQAANKKSSMARQLNQL, encoded by the coding sequence GTGGCCAACATCAAGTCCTCCAAGAAGCGAGTCCTGATCAACGAGCGCAACCGTCTTCGCAACAAGTCGGTCAAGACCTCGATGAAGACCGCGATGCGCCGGTTCCGCGAGGCCGCTGCCACCGGTGACAAGGAAAAGGCCGCCGAGATGGAGCGTGCCGCCACCCGCCTGGTCGACAAGGCCGCCAAGAAGGGCGTCATCCACCGCAACCAGGCGGCCAACAAGAAGTCCTCGATGGCCAGGCAGCTCAACCAGCTCTGA